The following proteins are encoded in a genomic region of Triticum dicoccoides isolate Atlit2015 ecotype Zavitan chromosome 1B, WEW_v2.0, whole genome shotgun sequence:
- the LOC119303698 gene encoding uncharacterized protein LOC119303698 has translation MNCVKILVLLSLIPLALRGASLLVVPSPSADPASRAGVLAPVQAEQWRQQRGRTAGQAQGGRATIAPFAPRRFGGAAGGFFRDDKRFAPTGSNPLHNL, from the coding sequence ATGAACTGCGTCAAGATTCTCGTACTGCTCTCCCTGATCCCTCTCGCTCTGAGGGGAGCGTCGCTTCTCGTCGTCCCGTCACCCTCCGCCGACCCCGCGTCGCGCGCCGGCGTCTTGGCTCCGGTACAGGCGGAGCAGTGGAGGCAGCAGCGGGGGAGGACGGCGGGTCAGGCTCAGGGCGGCCGCGCCACCATCGCGCCCTTCGCCCCGCGGCGGTTCGGCGGCGCCGCCGGCGGCTTCTTCCGGGACGACAAGAGGTTCGCGCCCACGGGGTCGAACCCGCTGCACAACCTGTGA